A portion of the Desmodus rotundus isolate HL8 chromosome 8, HLdesRot8A.1, whole genome shotgun sequence genome contains these proteins:
- the NPBWR1 gene encoding neuropeptides B/W receptor type 1: MHNASSSGLDPSNTWCPGLVGGCPNSSSRPPPPPQPLAVAVPVVYSLICVVGLTGNSAVLYVLLRTPRKKNVTNLFILNLAIADELFTLVLPVNIADFLLRQWPFGELMCKLIVAIDQYNTFSSLYFLMVMSADRYLVVLATAESRRVAGRTYGAARVVSLAVWGLVTLVVLPFAIFAHLDEEQGRRQCVLVFPPPEAFWWRASRLYTLVLGFAIPVSTICILYITLLCRLRAIRLDSQAKALDRAKKRVTLLVVAILAVCLLCWTPYHLSSVVALTTDLPQTQLVIALSYFITSLSYANSCLNPFLYACLDDSFRKSLRQLLGCRTTA, from the coding sequence ATGCACAACGCGTCGTCCTCGGGGCTGGACCCCTCCAACACTTGGTGCCCTGGCCTCGTGGGGGGCTGCCCCAACTCCTCCAGCCGGCCTCCTCCGCCACCGCAGCCGCTGGCCGTGGCCGTACCTGTCGTCTACTCGCTGATCTGCGTGGTGGGGCTGACAGGTAACTCTGCGGTGCTGTACGTGCTGCTGCGGACGCCCCGCAAAAAGAATGTCACCAACCTTTTTATCCTCAACCTGGCCATCGCCGACGAGCTCTTTACGCTCGTGCTGCCCGTTAATATTGCTGATTTTCTGCTGCGGCAGTGGCCCTTCGGGGAGCTCATGTGCAAACTCATCGTGGCTATTGACCAGTACAACACCTTCTCCAGCCTCTATTTCCTCATGGTCATGAGCGCCGACCGCTACCTGGTGGTGCTGGCTACGGCAGAGTCCCGACGGGTGGCGGGACGCACGTATGGTGCCGCGCGCGTGGTGAGCCTGGCTGTGTGGGGGCTTGTGACGCTGGTGGTGCTGCCCTTCGCGATCTTCGCCCACCTGGATGAAGAGCAGGGCCGACGCCAGTGCGTGCTGGTCTTCCCCCCTCCGGAGGCCTTCTGGTGGCGGGCGAGCCGCCTCTACACACTCGTGCTCGGCTTCGCCATCCCCGTGTCTACCATCTGCATTCTCTATATCACCCTGCTGTGCCGACTGCGGGCCATACGCCTCGACAGTCAAGCCAAGGCCCTGGACCGCGCTAAGAAACGGGTAACTCTTTTGGTGGTGGCGATCCTGGCCGTGTGCCTCCTCTGCTGGACGCCCTACCACCTAAGCAGCGTGGTGGCGCTCACCACCGACCTCCCGCAGACGCAGCTAGTCATCGCGCTCTCCTACTTCATCACCAGCCTGAGCTATGCCAACAGCTGTCTCAACCCCTTCCTCTACGCCTGCCTGGATGACAGCTTCCGCAAGAGCCTCCGCCAGCTGCTGGGCTGCCGCACCACCGCCTGA